A genomic segment from Perca flavescens isolate YP-PL-M2 chromosome 13, PFLA_1.0, whole genome shotgun sequence encodes:
- the snx12 gene encoding sorting nexin-12 isoform X2: protein MTDPAVADTRRLNSKPQDLTDAYGPPSNFLEIDVYDPQIVGVGRNRYTNYEVRMRTNLPIFKLKDSCVRRRYSDFEWLKNELERDSKIVVPSLPGKALKRQLPFRGDEGLFEESFIEERRSGLEQFINRIAGHPLAQNERCLHMFLQDESIDRNYIPGKV, encoded by the exons ATGACAGACCCTGCGGTGGCCGACACTCGCCGGTTGAATTCCAAGCCCCAGGACCTGACGGATGCTTACGGCCCCCCAAGCAATTTTCTGGAGATAGACGTTTATGATCCACAAATCGTTGGAGTTGGACGGAACCGTTACACAAACTATGAAGTTCGCATGCGG ACAAACCTTCCCATTTTCAAACTGAAGGATTCCTGTGTGAGAAGAAGATACAGTGACTTTGAGTGGTTAAAGAATGAGTTGGAAAGAGACAGTAAG ATTGTAGTACCATCTCTGCCGGGCAAGGCCCTGAAGAGACAGTTGCCCTTCCGCGGAGATGAGGGCCTTTTTGAGGAGTCCTTCATTGAGGAGCGGCGATCGGGCCTCGAGCAGTTCATCAACAG AATTGCAGGTCATCCCTTGGCCCAGAACGAGCGCTGCCTTCACATGTTTCTGCAAGATGAAAGCATTGACCGTAACTACATTCCTGGAAAA gtATGA
- the snx12 gene encoding sorting nexin-12 isoform X1: MTDPAVADTRRLNSKPQDLTDAYGPPSNFLEIDVYDPQIVGVGRNRYTNYEVRMRTNLPIFKLKDSCVRRRYSDFEWLKNELERDSKIVVPSLPGKALKRQLPFRGDEGLFEESFIEERRSGLEQFINRIAGHPLAQNERCLHMFLQDESIDRNYIPGKVRH, from the exons ATGACAGACCCTGCGGTGGCCGACACTCGCCGGTTGAATTCCAAGCCCCAGGACCTGACGGATGCTTACGGCCCCCCAAGCAATTTTCTGGAGATAGACGTTTATGATCCACAAATCGTTGGAGTTGGACGGAACCGTTACACAAACTATGAAGTTCGCATGCGG ACAAACCTTCCCATTTTCAAACTGAAGGATTCCTGTGTGAGAAGAAGATACAGTGACTTTGAGTGGTTAAAGAATGAGTTGGAAAGAGACAGTAAG ATTGTAGTACCATCTCTGCCGGGCAAGGCCCTGAAGAGACAGTTGCCCTTCCGCGGAGATGAGGGCCTTTTTGAGGAGTCCTTCATTGAGGAGCGGCGATCGGGCCTCGAGCAGTTCATCAACAG AATTGCAGGTCATCCCTTGGCCCAGAACGAGCGCTGCCTTCACATGTTTCTGCAAGATGAAAGCATTGACCGTAACTACATTCCTGGAAAAGTACGACACTAG
- the LOC114566334 gene encoding cytokine receptor common subunit gamma-like isoform X1, protein MLKRLLMLLCLTGHVFAKETPDVDCLVVHLEYVYCSWNKQGTPEVNYTFYGWFHGANVSECPSYLSENNINTGCNQPYGSLLNRFNNFYTRLVHENQISEVKTHELKEKVKFNPPTSLTVRYGSDSNLWLNWTQIRSNCVESEVRYRINNGNWASSRVSIGKQDYCLNLPSRSSLYELQVRSRMGYACGLSKFWSDWTEPVVWGSNNSTDPNKMNSSMSVWTPVLSVVGALILIILVMMLLHNERIRIILIPVVPKPSPNLQNIEDWFKFPKGLKEGLNYNERPCPVREYCHVRQSDSESSDCSTCSVTTDQTDCSVFIPVNESDLSTPCSSSISQF, encoded by the exons ATGCTGAAGAGACTGCTAATGCTTCTCTGTCTGACAGGACATGTGTTTGCCAAAGAAACCCCCg ATGTGGACTGTTTGGTGGTGCATCTGGAATATGTTTACTGTTCTTGGAATAAGCAGGGGACTCCAGAGGTCAATTACACCTTCTACGGCTG GTTCCACGGTGCCAACGTCAGTGAGTGCCCCTCCTATCTGTCAGAGAACAACATAAACACTGGATGTAACCAGCCCTATGGCTCACTACTTAATAGGTTCAACAACTTTTACACCAGACTGGTACATGAAAACCAGATTTCCGAGGTGAAGACACATGAGCTTAAAGAAAAAG TCAAGTTTAATCCACCAACCAGCCTGACTGTCCGTTATGGATCTGACTCTAACCTGTGGCTCAACTGGACCCAGATTCGTTCTAATTGTGTGGAAAGTGAAGTTCGCTACAGGATCAACAACGGGAACTGGGCG TCCTCTCGAGTCAGTATTGGGAAGCAGGATTACTGCCTCAACTTGCCCTCCCGCAGTTCCCTGTATGAGCTGCAGGTGCGGAGCAGAATGGGGTACGCCTGTGGACTTTCCAAATTCTGGAGTGACTGGACTGAGCCTGTGGTCTGGGGATCCAACAACAGCACGG ACCCTAATAAAATGAACAGTTCAATGTCTGTGTGGACCCCAGTGCTGTCTGTGGTGGGTGCTCTTATCCTCATCATACTGGTCATGATGTTGCTGCACAATGAAAG AATCAGAATCATCTTAATCCCTGTGGTTCCCAAGCCATCCCCAAACCTTCAAAACATCGAG GATTGGTTTAAATTCCCTAAAGGCCTGAAAGAGGGTTTAAACTACAATGAGCGCCCCTGCCCTGTGCGTGAGTACTGCCATGTCCGCCAGTCTGACAGCGAGAGCTCTGACTGCTCAACCTGCTCTGTCACCACCGACCAAACCGACTGCTCCGTCTTCATCCCTGTGAACGAATCGGACCTGTCTACTCCCTGCTCCTCTTCCATCTCACAGTTTTAG
- the LOC114566334 gene encoding cytokine receptor common subunit gamma-like isoform X2 — MCLPKKPPMWTVWWCIWNMFTVLGISRGLQRFHGANVSECPSYLSENNINTGCNQPYGSLLNRFNNFYTRLVHENQISEVKTHELKEKVKFNPPTSLTVRYGSDSNLWLNWTQIRSNCVESEVRYRINNGNWASSRVSIGKQDYCLNLPSRSSLYELQVRSRMGYACGLSKFWSDWTEPVVWGSNNSTDPNKMNSSMSVWTPVLSVVGALILIILVMMLLHNERIRIILIPVVPKPSPNLQNIEDWFKFPKGLKEGLNYNERPCPVREYCHVRQSDSESSDCSTCSVTTDQTDCSVFIPVNESDLSTPCSSSISQF; from the exons ATGTGTTTGCCAAAGAAACCCCCg ATGTGGACTGTTTGGTGGTGCATCTGGAATATGTTTACTGTTCTTGGAATAAGCAGGGGACTCCAGAG GTTCCACGGTGCCAACGTCAGTGAGTGCCCCTCCTATCTGTCAGAGAACAACATAAACACTGGATGTAACCAGCCCTATGGCTCACTACTTAATAGGTTCAACAACTTTTACACCAGACTGGTACATGAAAACCAGATTTCCGAGGTGAAGACACATGAGCTTAAAGAAAAAG TCAAGTTTAATCCACCAACCAGCCTGACTGTCCGTTATGGATCTGACTCTAACCTGTGGCTCAACTGGACCCAGATTCGTTCTAATTGTGTGGAAAGTGAAGTTCGCTACAGGATCAACAACGGGAACTGGGCG TCCTCTCGAGTCAGTATTGGGAAGCAGGATTACTGCCTCAACTTGCCCTCCCGCAGTTCCCTGTATGAGCTGCAGGTGCGGAGCAGAATGGGGTACGCCTGTGGACTTTCCAAATTCTGGAGTGACTGGACTGAGCCTGTGGTCTGGGGATCCAACAACAGCACGG ACCCTAATAAAATGAACAGTTCAATGTCTGTGTGGACCCCAGTGCTGTCTGTGGTGGGTGCTCTTATCCTCATCATACTGGTCATGATGTTGCTGCACAATGAAAG AATCAGAATCATCTTAATCCCTGTGGTTCCCAAGCCATCCCCAAACCTTCAAAACATCGAG GATTGGTTTAAATTCCCTAAAGGCCTGAAAGAGGGTTTAAACTACAATGAGCGCCCCTGCCCTGTGCGTGAGTACTGCCATGTCCGCCAGTCTGACAGCGAGAGCTCTGACTGCTCAACCTGCTCTGTCACCACCGACCAAACCGACTGCTCCGTCTTCATCCCTGTGAACGAATCGGACCTGTCTACTCCCTGCTCCTCTTCCATCTCACAGTTTTAG